In one window of Rhodanobacter sp. FDAARGOS 1247 DNA:
- a CDS encoding DUF177 domain-containing protein, whose amino-acid sequence MVSARRSFEGTLPVASMPRLCEALADTVGSVHFELDFGRDELGISYVDVRATGSLSVTCQRTLEPFDLPVTVDTRLGLIRQEREEAGLPPDCEPLLVAEDGRLNPVDVIEDELLLALPLIPINPDSSLPDEAISQEPETSGEGQSENPFAVLRELKK is encoded by the coding sequence ATGGTCTCGGCGCGGCGTTCGTTCGAGGGAACGCTTCCTGTGGCGTCCATGCCACGCCTGTGCGAGGCGTTGGCCGATACCGTTGGATCGGTGCATTTCGAGCTGGATTTCGGGCGCGACGAGCTGGGCATCAGCTATGTCGACGTCCGCGCCACCGGATCGCTGAGCGTGACATGCCAGCGCACGCTGGAGCCGTTCGACTTGCCGGTGACGGTGGACACGCGGCTCGGCCTGATCAGACAGGAGCGCGAAGAGGCGGGATTGCCGCCCGATTGCGAGCCGCTGCTGGTGGCCGAGGATGGCCGGTTGAATCCGGTGGATGTGATAGAAGACGAATTGTTGTTGGCGCTGCCGCTGATTCCGATCAATCCGGACAGCAGCCTGCCCGACGAAGCGATCAGCCAGGAACCGGAGACCTCCGGCGAAGGGCAGTCGGAAAATCCGTTCGCGGTGTTGCGCGAACTGAAGAAGTAA
- the rpmF gene encoding 50S ribosomal protein L32: MAVAKSRRTPSTRGMRRSHDSLKTVQLSTDPTSGEVHLRHHVTKDGYYRGKKVIETKGAVSVED, translated from the coding sequence ATGGCAGTTGCCAAGAGCCGCCGTACCCCGTCCACCCGCGGCATGCGCCGCTCGCACGATTCGCTGAAGACCGTGCAGCTGTCGACCGATCCGACCAGTGGCGAGGTGCATCTGCGCCATCACGTCACCAAGGATGGTTACTACCGCGGCAAGAAGGTGATCGAGACCAAGGGTGCGGTGTCGGTCGAGGATTGA
- a CDS encoding beta-ketoacyl-ACP synthase III → MAQIYSRIIATGSALPERVVTNADLEKIVETSDEWIRSRTGIRQRHIAADGETTGDLAFRAAQQALEAAGVKASELDLIILGTTTPDIIFPSTACLVQHRLGANGCAAFDVNAACSGFVYALGIADKFIKSGQSKKVLVIGAETLTRMVDWTERETCVLFGDGAGAVVLEASSEPGIHATCLHADGGHKELLYNPVGVSVGFRDEPNHGVRIRMAGREVFKVAVKTLDSLVEETLAAAGMNESQIDWLIPHQANLRIIEATAKRLNMSMERVIVTVDKHANTSSGSVPLALDYAVRSGKVQRGQNLLLEAFGGGFTWASALLRY, encoded by the coding sequence ATGGCCCAGATCTACTCCCGCATCATTGCCACCGGCAGCGCGCTGCCGGAGCGCGTGGTAACCAACGCCGACCTGGAAAAGATCGTCGAGACGAGTGACGAGTGGATCCGCAGCCGCACCGGCATCCGCCAGCGTCATATTGCTGCCGACGGCGAGACCACCGGCGACCTGGCCTTCCGTGCCGCGCAGCAGGCGCTGGAGGCAGCCGGCGTCAAGGCGTCCGAGCTTGACCTGATCATCTTGGGCACCACCACGCCGGACATCATCTTCCCGTCCACCGCCTGCCTGGTGCAGCATCGCCTGGGCGCCAACGGCTGCGCCGCGTTCGACGTCAATGCCGCGTGCTCGGGCTTCGTCTACGCGCTGGGCATCGCCGACAAGTTCATCAAGAGCGGACAGTCGAAGAAGGTCCTGGTGATCGGCGCGGAAACGCTGACCCGCATGGTCGACTGGACCGAGCGCGAGACCTGCGTGCTGTTCGGCGACGGCGCCGGCGCGGTGGTGCTGGAGGCGTCGAGCGAGCCGGGCATCCATGCCACCTGCCTGCATGCCGATGGCGGCCACAAGGAGCTGCTGTACAACCCGGTGGGCGTCTCCGTCGGTTTCAGGGACGAGCCCAACCACGGCGTGCGCATCCGCATGGCCGGTCGCGAAGTGTTCAAGGTCGCGGTGAAGACGCTGGACTCGCTGGTCGAGGAAACCCTCGCCGCCGCCGGCATGAACGAGTCGCAGATCGACTGGCTGATTCCGCACCAGGCCAACCTGCGCATCATCGAGGCGACCGCCAAGCGCCTCAACATGTCGATGGAGCGCGTCATCGTCACGGTCGACAAGCACGCGAACACGTCGTCGGGCTCGGTGCCGCTGGCGCTGGATTACGCCGTGCGCTCGGGCAAGGTACAGCGTGGCCAGAACCTGCTTCTGGAAGCCTTCGGCGGCGGTTTCACCTGGGCGTCCGCGCTGCTGCGCTACTGA
- the fabD gene encoding ACP S-malonyltransferase: protein MSSTASSLAFVFPGQGSQSVGMLAELAAAHGEVRAAFDEASQGAGIDLWSLSAQGPEDQLNRTENTQPALLAASVAVWRVWQKLGGAQPARLSGHSLGEYSALVCAGAISLHDAAALVAERGRLMQAAVPAGVGAMAAILGGDDAQIAAVCDEVAQGQVVAPANFNSPGQLVIAGNAEAVDRTLARLAELGVKKAIKLAVSVPSHCALMRGAADKLGERMATVDWKLPSVPVIQNAEACSYGSIEEIRGALQRQLYMPVRWTECVQALAAGGATRVAECGPGKVLAGLIKRIDKSIEARAIGAPADLDAALAEWA, encoded by the coding sequence ATGAGTTCAACCGCTTCCTCGCTCGCTTTCGTCTTTCCCGGCCAGGGTTCGCAGTCGGTCGGCATGCTGGCCGAACTGGCCGCCGCACACGGTGAAGTCCGGGCCGCCTTCGACGAAGCTTCGCAAGGCGCCGGTATCGATCTGTGGAGCCTGAGCGCCCAGGGTCCGGAAGATCAGCTCAACCGTACCGAGAACACCCAGCCCGCGCTGCTCGCGGCCAGCGTCGCGGTGTGGCGGGTGTGGCAGAAGTTGGGCGGCGCGCAGCCGGCCCGCCTGTCCGGTCACAGCCTGGGCGAGTACAGCGCGCTGGTCTGCGCCGGAGCGATCTCCCTGCATGACGCGGCCGCGCTGGTGGCCGAACGCGGCCGGCTGATGCAGGCCGCGGTACCGGCGGGCGTCGGCGCGATGGCGGCGATCCTCGGCGGCGACGACGCGCAGATCGCGGCGGTGTGCGACGAGGTGGCGCAGGGCCAGGTGGTGGCGCCGGCGAATTTCAATTCGCCCGGCCAGCTGGTGATCGCCGGCAACGCCGAGGCGGTCGATCGCACGCTGGCGCGACTGGCCGAGCTGGGCGTGAAGAAGGCGATCAAGCTGGCGGTGTCGGTGCCGTCGCATTGCGCACTGATGCGCGGAGCGGCCGACAAGCTGGGCGAGCGGATGGCGACGGTCGACTGGAAGCTGCCCTCGGTGCCGGTCATCCAGAATGCCGAGGCGTGCAGCTACGGCAGCATCGAGGAGATTCGCGGGGCGTTGCAGCGCCAGCTGTACATGCCCGTGCGCTGGACCGAATGCGTGCAGGCGCTGGCCGCCGGTGGCGCCACGCGCGTCGCCGAATGCGGCCCGGGCAAGGTGCTGGCCGGCCTGATCAAGCGCATCGACAAGAGCATCGAGGCGCGCGCGATCGGCGCGCCGGCGGATCTCGATGCCGCACTCGCCGAGTGGGCCTGA
- the fabG gene encoding 3-oxoacyl-ACP reductase FabG produces MSKPLQGEIALVTGASRGIGAAIADELAAMGATVIGTATSDGGATAIGERMAAHGGHGRKLDVTDGAAVEGLVEAIAKEFGTVSILVNNAGITRDQLLMRMKEEDWQAIIDTNLTSVYRTSKAVMRGMMKAKKGRIISIASVIGLTGNPGQANYAAAKAGIIAFSKSLAREIGSRGITVNVVAPGFIDTDMTRALPEDAKQAMLGQIALGRLGEAKDIASAVGFLASPAAAYITGETLHVNGGMYMP; encoded by the coding sequence ATGAGCAAACCACTGCAAGGTGAAATCGCGCTGGTCACCGGCGCCAGTCGCGGCATCGGCGCGGCGATCGCGGACGAACTGGCGGCGATGGGCGCCACCGTCATCGGCACGGCCACCAGCGACGGCGGTGCCACCGCCATCGGCGAGCGCATGGCCGCCCATGGCGGTCACGGCCGCAAGCTGGACGTCACCGACGGCGCGGCCGTCGAGGGCCTGGTCGAGGCGATCGCGAAGGAGTTCGGCACGGTCTCGATCCTGGTCAACAACGCGGGCATCACCCGCGACCAGTTGTTGATGCGCATGAAGGAAGAGGACTGGCAGGCGATCATCGACACCAACCTCACCTCGGTCTATCGCACCTCGAAGGCGGTGATGCGCGGCATGATGAAGGCGAAGAAGGGTCGCATCATCTCGATCGCCTCGGTGATCGGCCTCACCGGCAATCCGGGCCAGGCCAATTATGCGGCGGCCAAGGCGGGCATCATCGCGTTCTCCAAGTCGCTGGCCCGCGAGATCGGCAGCCGCGGCATCACCGTCAACGTGGTGGCGCCGGGCTTCATCGATACCGACATGACCCGGGCACTGCCCGAGGACGCCAAACAGGCGATGCTGGGGCAGATCGCGCTGGGGCGGCTGGGCGAGGCGAAGGACATCGCCAGCGCGGTGGGCTTCCTGGCCTCGCCGGCGGCCGCCTACATCACCGGAGAAACACTGCACGTCAACGGCGGCATGTACATGCCGTAG
- the acpP gene encoding acyl carrier protein: MSTIEERVKKIVIEQLGVKEDEVTANASFVDDLGADSLDTVELVMALEEEFETEIPDEDAEKITTVQQAVDYIKAHSKD, translated from the coding sequence ATGAGCACCATCGAAGAGCGCGTCAAGAAAATCGTCATCGAGCAGTTGGGCGTGAAGGAAGATGAAGTCACGGCGAACGCTTCGTTCGTTGACGACCTGGGCGCAGATTCGCTGGACACGGTGGAACTGGTGATGGCACTCGAAGAAGAATTCGAGACCGAGATTCCGGATGAAGATGCCGAGAAGATCACCACCGTGCAGCAGGCCGTCGATTACATCAAGGCCCACTCCAAGGATTGA
- the fabF gene encoding beta-ketoacyl-ACP synthase II — MSKRRVVVTGMGIISPVGNDIASAWDRVVQGVSGIGPVTHFDTSAYSTRIAGQVSGFDPADWMAAKDVKKMDPFIHYGVAAGTQALRDSGLEVTEANAPRIGVAVGAGIGGLYTIEATALELAAKGPRRVSPFYVPSSIINMVSGQLSIMFGLKGPNIACVTACTTGTHNIGLAARMIQYGDADAMIAGGAEFATTGTAMAGFCSAKAMSTRNDEPTRASRPWDKDRDGFVLSDGSGVLMLEEYEHAKARGARIYAELVGFGMSGDAYHMTAPSEGGEGAARCMQTALDDARLNPAEVQYVNAHGTSTPLGDLGEVMAAKKVFGDHAHKLAMSSTKSTTGHLLGAAGGVEAIFTILALRDQVLPPTINLDNPGEGCDLDFVPNTAREAKFDVAISNSFGFGGTNGTLAFRRV; from the coding sequence ATGAGCAAGCGACGTGTGGTAGTGACCGGCATGGGCATCATCTCGCCGGTCGGCAACGACATCGCCAGCGCCTGGGATCGCGTCGTCCAGGGCGTCAGCGGGATCGGCCCGGTCACGCATTTCGACACCTCCGCTTATTCCACGCGCATTGCCGGCCAGGTCAGCGGCTTCGATCCGGCTGACTGGATGGCGGCGAAAGACGTCAAGAAGATGGACCCGTTCATCCACTATGGCGTGGCTGCCGGCACCCAGGCCTTGCGCGACTCCGGGCTGGAAGTGACCGAGGCGAATGCGCCGCGCATCGGCGTGGCGGTGGGCGCCGGCATCGGCGGCCTGTACACGATCGAGGCGACCGCACTGGAGCTGGCCGCCAAGGGCCCGCGCCGCGTCTCGCCGTTCTACGTGCCCAGCTCGATCATCAACATGGTCTCGGGCCAGCTGTCGATCATGTTCGGCCTGAAAGGCCCGAACATCGCCTGCGTGACGGCGTGCACCACCGGCACCCACAACATCGGCCTGGCCGCGCGGATGATCCAGTACGGCGATGCCGACGCGATGATCGCCGGCGGCGCCGAGTTCGCCACCACCGGTACCGCGATGGCCGGCTTCTGCTCGGCCAAGGCCATGTCCACCCGCAACGACGAGCCGACCAGGGCCAGCCGTCCGTGGGACAAGGACCGCGACGGCTTCGTGCTGTCCGACGGTTCCGGCGTGCTGATGCTGGAAGAGTACGAACACGCCAAGGCCCGCGGTGCCCGCATCTACGCCGAGCTGGTCGGTTTCGGCATGAGTGGCGACGCGTACCACATGACCGCACCCAGCGAGGGCGGCGAAGGCGCGGCGCGCTGCATGCAGACGGCGCTGGACGATGCACGCCTGAACCCGGCCGAGGTGCAGTACGTCAATGCGCATGGCACGTCCACGCCGCTGGGCGACCTGGGCGAGGTGATGGCGGCGAAGAAGGTGTTCGGCGACCACGCCCACAAGCTGGCGATGAGCTCGACCAAGTCGACCACCGGCCACCTGCTGGGTGCGGCCGGCGGCGTCGAGGCGATCTTCACCATCCTGGCGCTGCGCGACCAGGTGCTGCCGCCAACGATCAACCTGGACAATCCCGGCGAAGGTTGCGATCTCGACTTCGTGCCGAACACCGCGCGCGAGGCGAAGTTCGACGTGGCGATCTCCAACTCGTTCGGCTTTGGCGGCACCAACGGCACGCTGGCCTTCCGTCGCGTCTGA
- a CDS encoding aminodeoxychorismate synthase component I produces the protein MTCHRRILAGRRDLLAPAASFPARYPCLLESVVHGTAQSRYDILFGFPEDSLSLHADGSLRDHDGRQREGRFLDALDEAWRAARLPPADDDLPFHGGWVLLLAYELAGEIEPGLRLRPPAELPLALALRCPAAVIVDHARDCTILVAEAGREDLLDRLEADLGAESSIPLLAGPCGWDEDAPEHFLDGVARIHEHLHAGDIFQVNLSRAWRARYVPAPTAASLYAVLRRANPAPFAGLLQQPGWAVVSSSPERLVEVRGGVAQTRPIAGTRPRVPGDDDAARIRELSAHPKERAEHVMLIDLERNDLGRVCVPGTVAVDELMVVESYAHVHHIVSNVRGRLRSEVTPGEVIAATFPGGTITGCPKVRCMEIIAALEDAPRGAYTGALGYLDRNGELDLNILIRTLTLLGNEVSLRAGAGIVADSVAASELAETRAKARGLLRALGVPD, from the coding sequence GTGACCTGCCATCGCCGCATCCTGGCCGGCCGGCGCGACCTGCTCGCGCCGGCCGCTTCATTTCCCGCGCGCTATCCCTGCCTGCTGGAAAGCGTGGTGCATGGCACCGCGCAGTCGCGCTACGACATCCTGTTCGGATTTCCCGAAGACTCGCTGAGCCTGCACGCGGACGGGAGCCTGCGCGACCACGACGGACGGCAGCGGGAAGGGCGCTTCCTCGACGCGCTGGATGAGGCTTGGCGCGCCGCCCGCCTGCCGCCCGCGGACGACGACCTGCCGTTCCATGGCGGCTGGGTGCTGCTGCTGGCCTATGAACTGGCCGGCGAAATCGAGCCGGGGCTGCGCCTGCGCCCACCCGCCGAGCTACCCCTGGCGCTGGCGCTGCGCTGCCCGGCGGCGGTGATCGTCGACCATGCACGTGACTGCACGATCCTGGTCGCCGAGGCGGGGCGGGAGGATCTTCTCGACCGGCTCGAAGCGGATCTTGGCGCGGAATCCTCGATTCCGCTGCTGGCCGGGCCGTGCGGTTGGGACGAGGACGCGCCGGAACATTTCCTCGATGGCGTGGCGCGTATCCACGAGCATCTCCATGCCGGCGACATCTTCCAGGTGAACCTGTCGCGCGCGTGGCGCGCCCGTTATGTGCCGGCGCCCACCGCGGCCTCGCTCTACGCGGTATTGCGCCGTGCCAACCCGGCGCCGTTTGCTGGCCTGCTGCAGCAGCCTGGCTGGGCGGTGGTCAGCTCGTCGCCGGAACGGCTGGTCGAAGTGCGCGGCGGCGTGGCGCAGACCCGGCCGATCGCCGGCACCCGCCCGCGCGTGCCCGGTGACGACGATGCGGCGCGCATCCGCGAGCTCAGCGCGCATCCGAAGGAGCGCGCCGAACACGTGATGCTGATCGACCTGGAGCGCAACGACCTGGGTCGGGTCTGCGTGCCGGGCACGGTCGCGGTCGACGAGCTGATGGTGGTGGAGAGTTACGCCCACGTTCACCACATCGTCTCCAATGTACGCGGGCGACTGCGCAGCGAGGTGACGCCCGGCGAGGTGATTGCCGCCACTTTCCCGGGCGGCACCATCACCGGTTGTCCCAAGGTGCGCTGCATGGAAATCATCGCGGCGCTGGAAGACGCGCCACGCGGCGCCTATACCGGCGCGCTGGGTTATCTCGATCGCAACGGTGAGCTCGACTTGAACATCCTGATCCGCACGCTGACCCTGCTGGGCAACGAAGTGAGCCTGCGCGCCGGCGCCGGCATCGTGGCCGATTCGGTGGCGGCCAGCGAGCTGGCGGAAACCCGTGCCAAGGCGCGCGGGCTGCTGCGCGCGCTGGGAGTGCCGGACTGA
- the pabC gene encoding aminodeoxychorismate lyase has translation MPARILVDGEAAQQVSVLDRGLAYGDGLFESIRLVGGVAPLWSRHMQRLADGCARLRIPAADPQQLWREALQVSAGMPQSVVRITLSRGQGERGYALPVHVQPTRVVAAFAPPQVDRDVYAEGVRMRVCAIRLAEQPLLAGIKHLNRLEQVMARAEWDDPAIAEGVLLDSHERVISATMANLFAVIDGQLLTPSLDRCGVAGVARAEVLACCPAARVGDMTLAMLHAADELFLSSSVRGIAPVRSLDGRDHRPGALTRRLQQHWQDLGFTMEQAG, from the coding sequence ATGCCTGCGCGCATCCTGGTCGACGGCGAAGCGGCGCAGCAGGTTTCGGTGCTGGATCGTGGCCTGGCCTACGGTGACGGCTTGTTCGAAAGCATTCGCCTGGTCGGCGGCGTCGCGCCCCTGTGGTCGCGTCACATGCAACGACTGGCCGATGGCTGCGCGCGCCTGCGGATTCCCGCGGCCGACCCGCAGCAACTTTGGCGCGAGGCGTTGCAGGTCAGCGCCGGCATGCCGCAGTCGGTGGTCCGCATCACGCTCAGCCGCGGCCAGGGTGAGCGCGGCTACGCGCTGCCGGTCCACGTGCAACCCACCCGCGTGGTGGCTGCATTCGCACCACCGCAAGTGGATCGGGACGTGTATGCGGAAGGCGTGCGCATGCGCGTCTGCGCCATCCGCCTGGCGGAACAGCCCCTGCTGGCCGGCATCAAGCATCTGAACCGGCTGGAGCAGGTCATGGCGCGGGCCGAGTGGGATGATCCGGCGATCGCCGAAGGCGTCCTGCTGGATAGCCACGAGCGGGTGATTTCGGCGACCATGGCCAATCTGTTTGCGGTGATCGATGGTCAGTTGCTGACGCCATCGCTGGACCGTTGCGGCGTGGCCGGGGTGGCGCGAGCCGAGGTGCTGGCGTGCTGTCCCGCGGCGCGAGTGGGTGACATGACGCTGGCGATGCTGCACGCGGCGGACGAGTTGTTCCTCAGTTCGAGCGTGCGCGGCATCGCGCCGGTGCGTTCGCTCGATGGGCGCGACCATCGGCCCGGTGCACTCACGCGCCGGTTGCAGCAGCATTGGCAGGATCTGGGTTTCACGATGGAGCAGGCTGGATGA
- the mltG gene encoding endolytic transglycosylase MltG, with protein MSDKRVRGRAWLKLLVLLLLAAAGAVFYLGNAYTRFNSTPLTVAAGGGSIEVARGSSFRDIVADLRRQGLSTANPLYWRALAAQMRVAGKLHAGEYALEPGITPRQLLANMAAGRVLQRNFTIVDGWTFAELRQALARAEKLQHDSANLDDAAVMQKIGAGGEAPEGRFLPETYAYVKGDSDLDILRRAHAAMVKTLDELWPGRAPDLPLATPYEALILASIVEKETGLPVERAQIAGVFVRRLQNHMLLQTDPSVIYGMGANYAGNIRKSDLTTDTPFNTYTRAGLPPTPIALPGRPALVAALHPAAGDALYFVARGDGGHVFARSLEEHNRNVDCYQRKRCR; from the coding sequence ATGAGTGACAAACGGGTGCGCGGCCGCGCATGGCTCAAGCTGCTGGTGCTCCTGTTGCTGGCGGCGGCCGGCGCCGTGTTCTATCTCGGCAACGCCTATACGCGGTTCAATTCGACGCCGCTGACCGTGGCGGCCGGCGGTGGCAGCATCGAGGTGGCCCGGGGCAGCAGCTTCAGGGACATCGTCGCCGACCTGCGCCGGCAGGGCCTGAGCACGGCCAACCCGCTGTACTGGCGGGCGCTGGCGGCGCAGATGCGGGTGGCCGGCAAGCTGCATGCCGGCGAGTACGCGCTCGAGCCGGGCATCACGCCGCGCCAGCTGCTGGCCAACATGGCGGCAGGTCGGGTGCTGCAGCGCAATTTCACCATCGTCGACGGCTGGACCTTTGCCGAGCTGCGCCAGGCGCTGGCCAGGGCGGAGAAGCTGCAGCACGACAGCGCCAACCTGGATGACGCCGCCGTGATGCAGAAGATCGGTGCGGGCGGCGAGGCGCCGGAAGGGCGTTTCCTGCCCGAGACCTATGCCTATGTGAAGGGCGACAGCGATCTGGACATCCTGCGCCGTGCGCACGCCGCGATGGTGAAGACGCTGGATGAATTGTGGCCGGGCCGCGCGCCGGACCTGCCGCTGGCCACGCCGTACGAGGCGCTGATCCTGGCCTCGATCGTGGAAAAGGAAACCGGCCTTCCCGTCGAGCGGGCGCAGATCGCCGGGGTGTTCGTGCGGCGGCTGCAGAACCACATGCTGCTGCAGACCGACCCCAGCGTGATCTACGGCATGGGTGCGAACTACGCCGGCAATATCCGCAAGAGCGACCTGACCACCGACACGCCGTTCAACACCTATACCCGGGCCGGCTTGCCGCCGACGCCGATCGCCTTGCCCGGCAGGCCCGCGCTGGTCGCGGCCCTGCATCCGGCCGCCGGCGATGCGCTGTATTTCGTGGCGCGTGGCGATGGCGGCCATGTGTTTGCGCGCTCGCTGGAAGAACACAATCGCAATGTCGACTGTTACCAGCGGAAGCGTTGCCGATGA
- the tmk gene encoding dTMP kinase: protein MIARGKFISLEGGEGAGKSTLLAGLREHIERNGVSLVQTREPGGTTVGEAVRAIVLDPAQRGMAAETELLLMFAARAQLVREVIEPALAAGRWVLCDRYADASHAYQGGGRGQPTERIAELERWACMGVQPDLTLLLDLPVATGRARAAGRGDADRIEVEADAFFERVRARYRERAAAEPERFRTLDAGQSPAQVLAAATMAVEDLLAGAQA, encoded by the coding sequence ATGATCGCGCGAGGGAAGTTCATCAGCCTCGAAGGCGGCGAGGGCGCGGGCAAGAGCACCTTGCTGGCCGGCCTGCGCGAACACATCGAACGAAACGGCGTGTCGCTGGTGCAGACGCGCGAGCCCGGTGGAACCACCGTGGGCGAGGCCGTGCGTGCCATCGTGCTCGATCCGGCCCAGCGCGGCATGGCCGCGGAAACCGAACTGCTGCTGATGTTCGCCGCGCGTGCGCAACTAGTGCGCGAGGTGATCGAGCCGGCCCTGGCGGCGGGGCGCTGGGTGCTGTGTGACCGCTACGCCGATGCCAGCCATGCCTACCAGGGTGGCGGTCGCGGCCAGCCGACCGAACGCATCGCGGAGCTGGAACGCTGGGCCTGCATGGGCGTGCAGCCGGACCTGACCCTGCTGCTCGACCTGCCGGTGGCCACCGGGCGGGCGCGCGCCGCCGGACGCGGCGACGCCGACCGCATCGAGGTCGAGGCGGATGCCTTTTTCGAGCGCGTGCGTGCCCGTTATCGCGAGCGTGCCGCGGCCGAACCCGAACGGTTCCGGACGCTCGACGCCGGTCAGTCGCCGGCCCAGGTGCTGGCTGCCGCCACGATGGCAGTGGAAGACCTGCTGGCCGGGGCGCAGGCATGA
- the holB gene encoding DNA polymerase III subunit delta', producing MSVLPWQVPHWARLQASRQRGALAHALLVCGAAGLGKRAFVQHFMQGLLCSEPVDGEPCGHCRSCLLIAAGSHPDLVTLSFGLRKDGVQRSEIVVDQIRDLSARLAMNSQFGGWQVAVIDPADAMNAAAANALLKTLEEPAAQTMLILLADAPWRLPQTIRSRCQRVEFQLPAEADALAWLQDEGVRHPAEALAAAAGNPGLARAWAGEGALERRQEVRKDLAALAAGRGQPIEVVKRWLDNEPAQRLWFAAQATADEIRARSSASAAPLASAMDVEALAHWYDAVNRTREALRGPLRGDLLLLELLAQWR from the coding sequence ATGAGCGTGCTGCCCTGGCAGGTTCCGCACTGGGCGCGGCTGCAGGCGAGTCGCCAGCGCGGGGCACTGGCGCACGCCCTGCTGGTCTGCGGCGCCGCCGGCCTGGGCAAGCGCGCGTTCGTCCAGCATTTCATGCAGGGGCTGCTGTGCAGTGAGCCGGTGGACGGCGAGCCCTGCGGCCATTGCCGCAGCTGCCTGCTGATCGCCGCCGGTTCCCATCCGGACCTGGTCACCTTGAGTTTCGGGCTGCGCAAGGATGGCGTGCAGCGCAGCGAGATCGTGGTCGACCAGATCCGCGATCTGTCCGCGCGGCTGGCGATGAACAGCCAGTTCGGCGGCTGGCAGGTGGCGGTCATCGACCCTGCCGACGCGATGAACGCGGCTGCCGCCAATGCGCTGCTGAAGACGCTGGAGGAGCCGGCCGCGCAGACCATGCTGATACTGCTGGCCGATGCGCCCTGGCGCCTGCCGCAGACGATTCGCAGTCGCTGCCAGCGGGTCGAATTCCAGCTTCCGGCCGAAGCCGATGCGCTGGCCTGGCTGCAGGACGAAGGCGTGCGCCATCCGGCGGAGGCGCTGGCGGCGGCTGCCGGCAATCCCGGCCTGGCCCGGGCCTGGGCCGGCGAGGGCGCGCTGGAGCGCCGGCAGGAAGTGCGCAAGGACCTGGCGGCGCTGGCCGCCGGCCGAGGACAGCCCATCGAGGTCGTCAAGCGCTGGCTGGACAACGAGCCGGCGCAGCGGCTGTGGTTCGCCGCCCAGGCCACCGCGGACGAGATCCGCGCGCGTTCATCAGCCAGTGCCGCTCCGTTGGCCAGCGCCATGGACGTCGAGGCGCTGGCGCACTGGTATGACGCGGTCAATCGTACCCGCGAGGCCTTGCGCGGGCCGCTCCGTGGCGACCTGTTGCTGCTCGAACTCCTCGCGCAGTGGCGATGA
- a CDS encoding PIG-L deacetylase family protein, with the protein MTPAGGISLTSAAMDGLPEFSGQTRLLVVAPHPDDETIATGLLIQRVRAAGGEVRILLLTAGDNNPWPQRWLERRIRIGADDRRRWGQRRRGEMLQALQQLGLADSSLQSLGWPDMGLTELLLQSPEASVATLAAAIDAFRPSLVLAPALSDHHPDHGSAHVLVRLALAGQADPAPLLGYLVHGERGDESFEVAGSTLQLARKLAALEAHRSQMALSGTRMRHLAGRPECWAWPAPPLAALPWRPPAWLNPWLRLSVVSAAGVERWRWAQAPLQRDGAGSWRLLPSAVARQAPVFARLTLALPTPWIFDHWGWCELS; encoded by the coding sequence ATGACCCCGGCTGGCGGCATCTCGCTGACGTCGGCGGCGATGGATGGCCTGCCAGAGTTTTCCGGGCAGACCCGGTTGCTGGTGGTCGCGCCGCATCCGGATGACGAAACCATCGCCACCGGCCTGCTGATCCAGCGGGTGCGTGCGGCAGGCGGCGAGGTGCGCATCCTGCTGCTCACGGCCGGCGACAACAATCCCTGGCCGCAGCGCTGGCTGGAGCGGCGCATCCGCATCGGCGCCGACGATCGCAGGCGCTGGGGCCAGCGCCGTCGTGGCGAGATGTTGCAGGCGCTGCAGCAGCTTGGCCTGGCTGATTCGAGCCTGCAGTCGCTGGGCTGGCCGGACATGGGACTGACCGAGCTGCTGTTGCAGTCGCCCGAGGCCTCCGTGGCGACGCTGGCGGCGGCCATCGATGCGTTTCGCCCCAGCCTGGTGCTGGCGCCGGCGCTGTCCGACCATCATCCGGATCATGGCTCGGCGCACGTGCTGGTGCGCCTGGCCCTGGCCGGGCAGGCCGACCCGGCGCCCTTGCTGGGCTACCTGGTGCACGGGGAGCGTGGCGACGAGTCCTTCGAAGTGGCCGGCAGCACCTTGCAGCTCGCCCGCAAGCTCGCTGCGCTGGAGGCGCATCGCAGCCAGATGGCACTCAGCGGCACGCGCATGCGGCATCTGGCCGGCCGACCGGAGTGCTGGGCCTGGCCAGCCCCGCCACTGGCGGCCTTGCCCTGGCGGCCGCCAGCCTGGTTGAACCCGTGGCTGCGGCTCAGCGTGGTCAGTGCCGCGGGGGTGGAACGCTGGCGCTGGGCACAGGCGCCGCTGCAACGCGACGGTGCCGGAAGCTGGCGCCTGTTGCCCTCCGCCGTGGCGCGGCAGGCGCCGGTCTTCGCGCGCCTGACCCTGGCCTTGCCCACGCCGTGGATTTTCGATCACTGGGGCTGGTGCGAACTTTCCTGA